One Candidatus Thermoplasmatota archaeon genomic window carries:
- a CDS encoding OsmC family protein — protein MKAVIKQVEGCAFIGKADSNHWTAIDASKESCGSDAATHPMEMVLLALGGCSGADVVSILGKKKVVFDGFEINIDTERADSYPMVFKKIHLEYVFYGKDINPVHVERAIALSMEKYCPVAAMLKKSVEITSSYKIAN, from the coding sequence ATGAAAGCTGTGATAAAACAAGTTGAGGGGTGTGCTTTTATTGGTAAGGCTGATAGTAACCATTGGACTGCCATTGATGCGTCAAAAGAGAGCTGTGGTAGTGATGCTGCTACGCATCCGATGGAGATGGTTTTATTAGCATTGGGTGGTTGTTCAGGGGCTGATGTTGTCTCTATTCTTGGGAAGAAAAAAGTTGTGTTTGATGGTTTTGAGATAAACATTGATACTGAGCGTGCTGATAGTTATCCAATGGTGTTTAAGAAGATACATTTGGAGTATGTTTTTTATGGTAAGGATATAAACCCGGTGCATGTTGAGCGTGCTATTGCGCTTTCTATGGAGAAGTATTGCCCTGTGGCTGCGATGTTGAAAAAGTCTGTGGAGATAACGTCATCATATAAAATAGCAAATTGA
- a CDS encoding DNA polymerase ligase N-terminal domain-containing protein has protein sequence MKRKTYIYVIQKHDATHLHYDLRLEMDGVLKSWAVPKTPPSKKGIKRLAIQTEDHSIEYADFEGVISDGSYGAGSVEIWDKGTYEIEELDGHKIVFHVYGKKLEGRYCLIRLRGQAKNWLFFKC, from the coding sequence ATGAAGAGGAAAACATATATTTATGTTATTCAGAAGCATGATGCTACACATCTTCATTATGATCTGCGTTTGGAGATGGATGGTGTTTTGAAAAGCTGGGCTGTACCCAAGACTCCTCCTTCGAAGAAAGGTATAAAACGTTTGGCAATTCAGACTGAGGATCACTCTATCGAATATGCGGATTTTGAAGGCGTTATCTCTGATGGGAGTTATGGTGCAGGTAGTGTTGAAATTTGGGATAAAGGAACCTATGAAATTGAGGAACTGGATGGGCATAAAATTGTGTTCCATGTATATGGTAAAAAACTAGAGGGGAGATATTGTTTGATTAGATTGAGGGGGCAGGCTAAAAACTGGCTTTTCTTTAAATGTTGA
- a CDS encoding MarR family transcriptional regulator has protein sequence MGANTRYKQIYIFLVLFIFISVISLSAVCSENYYADITINVDSSGFVTIDGITNYPGLLVNDTEIYTSKKQSYWILNITKEEVFSDFVYVLILPKGSSVNYIKSSDFIRIEESQGSLLVRGFGENVPLSIVVQYQIEKLPGNEGQYQIEKPLGNEGLWQFGILEVFLVVVIIVLIITLVFVLVKDRKDKSKVEEIKHDEVDKNLKGLNERQKQIIRLLMDRKMPLTQTDIQKELNLPKASVSRNIRGLERKGLIEKEQIGMSNLIRLKKP, from the coding sequence CTACATATTTTTAGTTTTATTCATTTTTATATCAGTAATATCTTTATCAGCTGTTTGTTCGGAAAACTATTATGCAGATATAACAATAAACGTGGACTCATCTGGTTTTGTAACAATTGATGGTATAACTAACTACCCTGGTTTGCTAGTAAATGATACTGAGATTTATACCTCAAAAAAGCAGAGTTACTGGATTCTAAATATCACAAAAGAAGAGGTTTTTTCTGATTTTGTTTATGTTCTAATTTTACCTAAGGGTTCATCTGTAAATTATATAAAATCATCAGACTTTATAAGAATCGAAGAGAGCCAGGGTAGTTTATTGGTTAGAGGTTTCGGTGAGAATGTTCCTCTTTCAATAGTTGTTCAATATCAAATAGAAAAACTACCTGGTAATGAAGGTCAATATCAAATAGAAAAACCACTTGGTAATGAAGGGTTATGGCAATTTGGTATATTAGAAGTTTTTTTGGTGGTAGTTATAATTGTTTTAATTATAACATTGGTTTTTGTTCTTGTAAAAGATAGAAAGGATAAATCAAAGGTTGAAGAAATAAAACATGATGAAGTTGATAAAAATTTAAAGGGTTTGAATGAGAGACAAAAACAGATTATAAGGCTGTTGATGGATAGAAAAATGCCTTTGACACAAACTGATATACAAAAAGAATTGAATTTACCAAAAGCATCTGTTTCAAGGAATATCCGTGGGTTAGAACGCAAGGGATTGATAGAGAAGGAACAGATAGGTATGTCAAACTTGATTAGACTTAAAAAACCCTAG